Proteins encoded in a region of the Clostridium beijerinckii genome:
- the treC gene encoding alpha,alpha-phosphotrehalase: MKDFKKSTIYQIYPKSFYDTNGDGIGDLNGVIEKLDYLKNLGIDYIWLTPFYPSPQVDNGYDISDYYNIDPSFGTLEDFEKLVQEAEKRDIYVMLDMVLNHTSTEHEWFKKAISGDREYKDFYIFKESEKDKPPTNWESKFGGNAWEYVEKFDEYYLHLYDRTQADLNWDNEEVRNEIYGVVNFWLKKGVKGLRFDVINLISKPEKFESDSEGDGRRFYTDGPKIHDYLHELNENTYGKYENIVTVGEMSSTSLENCIRYSNPEEKELSMVFNFHHLKVDYYKGDKWTVMDFDFMKLKALFKTWQEEIQNGWNALFWCNHDQPRIVSRFGNDKEYLKESAKMLATTIHMMRGTPYVYQGEEIGMTNPYFDKIEKYRDVESINYYNILKEQGKSEEEILQILKAKSRDNSRTPVQWDDSENAGFTKGEPWIPVSSEYKRINVEQALKDEDSIFYHYQKLIRLRKDYEVISNGSIKFILEENNKVLSYVRNLGDATVLVINNFYGESAKVEIPDEYANKSAKSKILISNYKDSSVLNKELNLRPFESIVYHI, translated from the coding sequence ATGAAGGATTTTAAGAAAAGTACTATTTATCAAATATATCCTAAATCATTTTATGATACAAACGGTGATGGAATTGGAGATTTAAACGGAGTAATAGAAAAATTAGATTATTTAAAAAATTTAGGTATAGATTATATATGGCTTACTCCTTTTTATCCTTCTCCTCAAGTAGATAACGGATATGATATCTCTGATTACTATAATATTGACCCAAGCTTTGGTACATTAGAAGATTTTGAAAAATTAGTACAAGAAGCAGAAAAAAGAGATATATATGTAATGCTTGATATGGTACTTAATCATACATCAACAGAACATGAATGGTTCAAAAAAGCTATAAGCGGAGATAGAGAATATAAAGATTTCTATATATTTAAAGAATCAGAAAAAGATAAACCACCTACAAATTGGGAATCTAAATTTGGTGGGAATGCATGGGAATATGTAGAAAAGTTTGATGAGTATTACCTACATCTTTATGATAGAACTCAGGCAGATTTGAATTGGGATAATGAAGAAGTTAGAAATGAGATTTATGGTGTTGTTAACTTTTGGCTTAAAAAAGGTGTCAAAGGATTAAGATTTGATGTTATAAATTTAATTTCAAAACCAGAAAAGTTTGAAAGTGATTCAGAAGGTGATGGAAGAAGATTCTATACAGATGGTCCTAAAATTCATGACTATCTCCACGAGCTTAATGAAAATACCTATGGAAAATATGAAAATATTGTAACTGTAGGAGAAATGTCATCAACTTCTCTTGAGAATTGTATAAGATATTCTAATCCAGAAGAAAAAGAATTATCAATGGTATTTAATTTCCATCATTTAAAAGTTGATTACTATAAAGGCGATAAATGGACTGTTATGGATTTTGACTTTATGAAGTTGAAGGCGTTATTTAAAACTTGGCAAGAAGAAATTCAAAATGGGTGGAATGCTCTGTTTTGGTGTAATCATGATCAGCCTAGAATAGTTTCTCGGTTTGGAAATGATAAAGAATATTTAAAAGAAAGTGCCAAAATGCTGGCAACTACAATACACATGATGAGGGGGACTCCATATGTGTATCAAGGTGAAGAGATTGGAATGACAAACCCTTATTTCGATAAGATAGAGAAGTATAGAGATGTAGAATCTATAAATTATTATAATATTTTAAAAGAGCAGGGAAAATCTGAAGAAGAGATATTACAGATTTTAAAAGCAAAATCTCGTGATAATTCTAGAACTCCAGTACAATGGGATGATAGTGAAAATGCTGGATTTACTAAAGGTGAACCATGGATACCTGTTAGCAGTGAATATAAAAGAATAAATGTTGAACAAGCATTAAAGGATGAAGATTCGATTTTCTATCATTATCAAAAGCTAATAAGGTTGAGAAAAGATTATGAAGTGATTTCAAATGGAAGTATAAAGTTTATTCTTGAAGAAAATAATAAAGTGCTTTCATATGTAAGAAACTTAGGCGACGCTACAGTACTTGTCATAAATAATTTTTATGGAGAAAGTGCAAAAGTAGAGATTCCAGATGAATATGCAAATAAAAGTGCTAAGAGTAAAATATTAATATCAAATTATAAAGATAGTAGTGTATTAAATAAAGAGTTGAATTTAAGACCATTTGAATCAATTGTATATCATATATAG
- the treP gene encoding PTS system trehalose-specific EIIBC component, protein MGKFQNDAKELLKLVGGKENISAVTHCVTRMRFVLNDPSKAGVNEIEKLKSVKGTFTQAGQFQVIIGNEVSTFYNDFIAVSGIDGVSKDAVKDVAKNNMTFIQKLMANIAEIFSPLIPAIIVGGLILGFRNIIGDMKLLEGGTKSLVEVSQFWAGTNSFLWLIGEAIFHFLPVGITWSITKKMGTTQILGIVLGITLVSPQLLNAYAVAGTPADKIPFWDFGFAHVNMIGYQAQVIPAILAGFALVFLERGARKISPASISMIVVPFFALVPAVLIAHIVIGPIGWAIGAAISKVVYGGLTSSFGMIFAAIFGFLYAPLVITGLHHMTNAIDLQLMAQFGGTSLWPMIALSNIAQGSAVLAMIYLQRKNQEAQEVNVPACISAYLGVTEPAMFGVNLKHGFPFFCGMAGSAIAAIISVGSGVMANSIGVGGLPGILSIKPAFMMIFALAMLVAVVVPFVLTVIVGKKKAIS, encoded by the coding sequence ATGGGGAAATTTCAAAATGATGCAAAAGAACTATTAAAGCTAGTTGGTGGAAAAGAAAACATCTCAGCAGTTACACATTGTGTTACTAGAATGAGATTTGTATTAAACGATCCAAGTAAAGCTGGCGTAAATGAAATTGAAAAATTAAAAAGTGTAAAAGGAACATTTACACAAGCAGGACAGTTCCAAGTTATAATTGGGAATGAAGTATCAACATTTTATAATGACTTTATAGCAGTTTCAGGAATAGATGGAGTAAGTAAAGATGCAGTAAAAGATGTTGCTAAAAACAATATGACTTTTATACAAAAGCTTATGGCAAATATAGCAGAAATATTTTCACCACTTATTCCAGCTATCATCGTTGGAGGTTTGATTTTAGGGTTTAGAAATATTATTGGAGATATGAAATTATTAGAAGGCGGAACAAAATCTTTAGTTGAAGTATCTCAATTCTGGGCTGGGACAAACAGTTTCTTATGGTTAATTGGAGAAGCTATATTCCACTTCTTACCAGTAGGTATTACATGGTCAATTACAAAGAAAATGGGGACAACCCAAATTCTTGGTATAGTTTTAGGTATTACATTAGTTTCACCACAACTTTTAAATGCATATGCAGTTGCAGGTACACCAGCTGATAAAATTCCATTCTGGGATTTTGGATTTGCACATGTAAACATGATTGGATATCAAGCACAAGTTATACCAGCTATACTTGCAGGTTTTGCATTAGTATTTCTTGAAAGAGGTGCAAGAAAGATAAGTCCGGCATCAATATCAATGATAGTTGTACCATTCTTTGCTTTAGTACCAGCTGTTTTGATAGCTCATATTGTTATAGGACCTATAGGCTGGGCAATTGGTGCAGCTATTTCAAAAGTAGTATATGGTGGACTTACATCTTCATTTGGTATGATTTTTGCAGCAATCTTTGGATTCCTTTATGCACCACTTGTTATTACAGGACTTCACCATATGACAAATGCAATAGATCTTCAATTAATGGCACAATTTGGAGGAACATCACTTTGGCCAATGATAGCATTATCTAATATCGCACAAGGTTCAGCAGTTTTAGCTATGATATATTTACAAAGAAAGAATCAAGAAGCTCAAGAAGTTAATGTACCAGCTTGTATTTCAGCTTACCTTGGAGTTACTGAACCGGCAATGTTTGGTGTTAACTTAAAGCATGGATTCCCATTCTTCTGTGGAATGGCAGGATCAGCAATAGCAGCAATAATTTCAGTTGGAAGTGGCGTAATGGCAAACTCAATCGGTGTTGGAGGACTTCCAGGTATATTATCAATAAAACCAGCATTCATGATGATATTTGCATTAGCAATGCTTGTAGCAGTAGTAGTACCATTTGTTCTTACAGTAATTGTAGGAAAAAAGAAAGCAATAAGCTAG
- a CDS encoding HD domain-containing protein, translating to MNEKISTIINEMIKYYAKDPRRVNHFLKVFSFAKSIGEIENIDKNTQEILEVAAVMHDIGIKISEEKYNSSAGNYQELEGPPVAKEMLSKFNFSEEFIERVCYLIGHHHTYSKIDGIDYQILIEADFLVNIYEDEIKTPQIEIIKEKYFKTKAGNDFLVNLYL from the coding sequence ATGAATGAAAAGATTAGCACTATAATAAATGAAATGATAAAATACTATGCTAAAGATCCAAGAAGGGTTAATCACTTTTTAAAGGTATTTTCTTTTGCTAAATCTATAGGGGAAATTGAAAATATAGATAAGAATACTCAGGAAATTTTAGAAGTAGCTGCAGTAATGCATGATATAGGAATAAAAATTAGTGAAGAAAAATATAATTCTTCTGCTGGAAATTATCAAGAGCTTGAAGGGCCTCCAGTTGCAAAGGAAATGCTTTCAAAATTTAATTTTAGTGAAGAATTTATTGAAAGAGTATGCTATTTGATTGGGCATCATCATACATATAGCAAAATTGATGGTATTGACTATCAAATATTAATAGAAGCCGATTTTTTAGTTAATATTTATGAAGATGAAATAAAAACTCCTCAAATTGAAATTATTAAAGAAAAGTATTTCAAGACAAAGGCAGGAAATGATTTCTTAGTTAATCTGTATTTGTAA
- a CDS encoding IS110 family transposase encodes MEAIIERCAGIDVHERTVVVCVLKGDLKKKPEKEIETFNTTTTDLLKLLDWIEERGCTQVAMESTGVYWKPVWNVLESGDFEIILANARHIKNLPGRKTDVKDAEWIAQLLRSGLINKSFVPDAHIRDLRDITRYRKKILYELNREKNRIHKILEDCNIKISSYISDIFGDTGRKILNKIINQEEIRMTDLIEISNGRGKASIRKKLGEIKEAVNGKIRNHHLTMIKYSYDHIRFLEEQVVHIEKEIGEYIEPYFEEVEIIDTIPGINKNAASVIIAEIGTDMSYFPTDKHLTSWAGLSPGNCESAGKKKEVKQ; translated from the coding sequence ATGGAAGCAATAATTGAAAGGTGTGCAGGTATAGATGTGCACGAAAGAACAGTAGTAGTATGTGTTTTAAAGGGTGATTTAAAGAAAAAACCGGAAAAGGAAATAGAGACATTTAATACTACGACTACAGATTTGTTAAAACTTTTAGATTGGATTGAAGAAAGAGGCTGTACGCAAGTAGCAATGGAAAGCACAGGCGTATACTGGAAGCCTGTCTGGAATGTATTAGAATCAGGTGATTTTGAAATTATACTTGCAAATGCTAGACATATAAAGAATCTTCCAGGAAGAAAGACCGACGTGAAAGACGCAGAATGGATAGCTCAATTATTGAGAAGTGGATTAATTAATAAGAGTTTTGTACCAGATGCACATATAAGAGATCTTAGAGATATAACAAGATATAGGAAGAAAATACTATACGAACTTAATAGAGAGAAGAATAGGATTCATAAAATTCTAGAGGATTGTAATATAAAGATTTCAAGTTATATTTCAGATATATTTGGAGATACAGGACGAAAAATATTAAATAAAATCATTAATCAAGAAGAAATTAGAATGACAGACTTAATTGAGATATCAAATGGTAGAGGTAAAGCAAGTATAAGAAAGAAACTAGGAGAAATAAAAGAGGCTGTAAACGGAAAAATAAGAAACCATCATTTGACAATGATAAAATACAGCTATGATCACATTAGGTTTTTAGAAGAACAAGTAGTCCATATAGAAAAAGAAATAGGTGAATATATAGAGCCATATTTTGAAGAAGTAGAGATAATAGATACTATACCAGGTATAAACAAGAATGCAGCATCAGTAATAATAGCAGAGATTGGAACTGATATGAGTTATTTCCCAACAGATAAGCATCTAACATCATGGGCAGGCCTAAGTCCTGGAAATTGTGAAAGCGCAGGTAAAAAAAAAGAAGTAAAACAATGA
- a CDS encoding NADH peroxidase, which translates to MKRFVCTICGYIHEGDTPPDFCPICKAGADKFKEMTDSLNFADEHRIGVAGGLNDELLEGLRANFIGECTEVGMYLAMSRQADREGYPEVGEAYKRIAYEEAEHAAKFAELLGEVVVPDTKSNLSARVEAEYGACEGKKKLATLAKEHNLDAIHDTVHEMCKDEARHGKAFKGLLDRYFSK; encoded by the coding sequence ATGAAAAGATTTGTTTGTACTATTTGTGGTTATATCCATGAAGGTGACACACCACCAGACTTTTGTCCTATCTGTAAAGCAGGTGCTGACAAATTCAAGGAAATGACTGACTCATTAAATTTTGCTGATGAACATAGAATCGGTGTTGCTGGCGGTCTTAATGATGAATTATTAGAAGGTTTAAGAGCTAATTTCATAGGTGAATGTACTGAAGTCGGAATGTACTTAGCAATGTCCCGTCAAGCTGACCGTGAAGGTTATCCTGAAGTAGGTGAAGCATATAAAAGAATTGCTTATGAAGAAGCAGAACATGCTGCTAAATTCGCAGAACTTTTAGGGGAAGTTGTTGTTCCTGATACTAAATCTAATTTAAGTGCTAGAGTTGAAGCTGAATATGGTGCTTGCGAAGGTAAAAAGAAACTTGCAACCTTAGCTAAGGAGCATAATTTAGATGCTATACATGATACTGTTCATGAAATGTGTAAAGATGAAGCAAGACATGGTAAAGCATTTAAAGGCTTACTTGATAGATACTTTAGCAAATAA
- a CDS encoding DUF1540 domain-containing protein, with amino-acid sequence MEKINCEVTNCSHNNSGVCYSNRVDIGGMSASSERGTCCGSFLQESHYSDLTNNTNAQGRCDALTCNVETCNHNYNKLCSLDSIQVAGNGAQLYTETKCASYDSRE; translated from the coding sequence GTGGAAAAAATTAATTGTGAAGTAACTAATTGTTCACATAACAATAGTGGAGTTTGCTATTCAAATAGAGTTGATATTGGTGGAATGTCTGCAAGTAGTGAAAGAGGAACTTGCTGCGGTTCATTTTTACAAGAATCTCATTATAGCGATTTAACTAATAATACTAATGCTCAAGGAAGATGCGATGCTCTAACTTGCAACGTTGAAACATGTAATCATAACTATAACAAACTTTGTAGCTTAGATTCTATACAAGTAGCAGGTAATGGAGCCCAATTATATACCGAAACTAAATGTGCTAGTTACGATTCTAGAGAATAA
- a CDS encoding HAD family hydrolase, translating into MNNNFEYILFDLDGTLTDSGEGITKSVQYALKSFGILVDDLKELNKFIGPPLKDSFKEYYNFDEEKAQLGLVKYREYFAEKGIYENKLYDGIPELLEVLKKNNKKIVLATSKPEVYARQILQYFKIDKYFDFAAGADFEETRVNKGDVIKYALQEANITDLSKVIMVGDREHDIIGAKENNIKSVGVLYGFGDVIELTQARAEYIVKDTEELLNILL; encoded by the coding sequence TTGAATAACAATTTTGAATATATATTATTTGATTTAGATGGAACACTTACTGATTCTGGCGAAGGAATAACTAAATCAGTTCAATATGCGTTAAAGTCTTTTGGAATTTTAGTTGATGATCTTAAAGAATTAAACAAATTTATTGGACCACCTTTAAAGGATTCATTTAAAGAATATTATAACTTCGATGAAGAAAAAGCACAGCTTGGGTTGGTAAAATACAGAGAATATTTTGCTGAAAAAGGTATCTATGAAAATAAGTTATATGATGGAATACCAGAGCTTCTAGAGGTACTTAAGAAAAATAATAAAAAAATTGTACTTGCTACATCAAAACCAGAAGTGTATGCAAGACAAATTTTACAATACTTTAAAATTGATAAGTATTTTGATTTTGCAGCTGGAGCAGATTTTGAAGAAACAAGAGTAAATAAAGGTGATGTAATAAAATATGCTTTACAAGAGGCTAATATTACAGACTTATCAAAGGTTATCATGGTAGGAGATAGAGAACATGATATTATCGGCGCAAAAGAAAATAATATAAAATCAGTGGGGGTTCTTTATGGTTTTGGAGATGTTATTGAACTAACCCAAGCCAGAGCAGAATATATAGTTAAGGATACAGAAGAACTATTGAATATTCTTCTTTAA